Proteins encoded within one genomic window of Dyadobacter chenhuakuii:
- a CDS encoding beta-galactosidase, translating into MRKRIFVKWQASTLFFSLSLFVSPLDLSAQQPRYFAVSMVNENDNASLPTIQAAKDIGFNAVALTVQWGTIEGKISRILKAEKGADYNVWKQYDDQISLATSLGMKIALNIAVSTGDDVTNSISDRYGVDTGDGWKKEERMLVVNYEGQEAVFQKQGGPIRPNINLQFVMTSLAAQSTRDRISGFAAKVMQRYKYLQDQNNLLYVNLIYSRQGEGEFDMGSTKYHYEQQLDMVNALTDYSQPMTNAYRNWLKGKYGHIEYLNAAWGTNHSSFDQVSPKRPSGSTFTGPDGTDWFTFRTLILKETNNLFKNAVKGVSPNTKVITHHGSVYDKIARSRGTLHFNEIGADLDGIKINDEVYYDHRFAIDLVRSNLPGKLYVNEAAYVTGMESVESITTESFTHGAHVVTMFYLENALKSPSAVNALKTLASNWVTNKTVINPAPSNSNTFTLSSMIDSDGCRTVRDTYWNDCDAYIRWRNTFDNGGGRPINFTMQNDVVKPGCFYKDLSLAGNGQQSASIIPDGKFVHMTDANCKLISTVKGSGLTNGTNNFTAKVDIDNQVNSHDGQPYVQRHFKLTPGGTNPTSANITLYVSQEELTAFNAMSTVKLPENAMDSDRFRANLRILQWHGDMKPGNPDFTIDPNDDDIQWDGILNLWRIRFNVNGFSTFYISAVNAAPLPVNLINFNGKKEENAVSLHWQTSEETNSDHFEIQHGVDGKQWTKIGEVDAAAESKVLKSYHFVHSFPVNGKNLYRLKMVDQDDTFAYSRIISAAFENAEKLTLYPNPVTSGTIFLQYSGAAPTVTLTDITGRTVPVTTEKTSPDQLNVKAKTRLIPGLYILNADYGTKQVRHKVVVD; encoded by the coding sequence ATGAGAAAACGTATATTCGTAAAATGGCAGGCTAGTACTCTTTTCTTCTCTCTTTCCCTTTTTGTTTCCCCGCTCGACTTATCAGCTCAGCAGCCCCGCTACTTCGCAGTTTCCATGGTCAATGAAAATGACAATGCGTCTTTGCCAACCATTCAGGCGGCGAAGGACATTGGATTCAATGCTGTGGCACTTACGGTGCAATGGGGAACTATTGAAGGAAAAATTTCCAGGATTCTGAAAGCCGAGAAAGGAGCCGATTACAATGTTTGGAAGCAGTATGATGACCAGATTTCCCTGGCCACTTCGCTGGGGATGAAAATAGCGCTTAACATTGCTGTCAGCACCGGCGATGATGTTACAAACAGCATTTCCGACCGCTATGGTGTGGATACGGGTGATGGATGGAAAAAAGAAGAGCGCATGCTGGTGGTTAACTATGAAGGGCAGGAAGCCGTTTTTCAAAAGCAAGGCGGTCCGATAAGGCCTAACATCAACCTGCAATTTGTAATGACTTCGCTTGCTGCGCAATCCACGCGTGACCGCATTTCCGGATTTGCAGCAAAGGTTATGCAGCGTTACAAATATTTGCAGGATCAGAACAATCTGCTGTATGTGAACCTGATATACTCACGCCAGGGTGAAGGTGAGTTTGATATGGGTTCTACAAAATATCACTATGAGCAGCAGCTCGATATGGTCAATGCGCTGACGGATTACTCGCAGCCCATGACCAATGCATACAGGAACTGGCTGAAAGGAAAATATGGACATATCGAATATCTGAATGCTGCCTGGGGCACGAATCATTCGTCATTCGACCAGGTTTCGCCAAAGCGGCCTTCCGGTTCCACATTCACCGGCCCCGACGGAACCGACTGGTTTACATTTCGGACGCTGATTTTAAAAGAGACTAATAATCTGTTCAAGAACGCGGTCAAAGGTGTAAGTCCTAATACAAAAGTGATCACGCACCACGGATCGGTTTACGATAAGATTGCTCGGTCGAGGGGCACGCTTCATTTTAACGAGATCGGTGCAGACCTGGATGGTATCAAGATCAATGATGAAGTATATTATGATCACCGTTTTGCGATAGATCTGGTGCGGTCCAATCTGCCGGGGAAACTCTACGTGAACGAAGCGGCCTATGTGACGGGAATGGAATCGGTGGAAAGCATTACAACGGAAAGTTTTACACACGGCGCCCATGTGGTAACCATGTTCTATCTCGAAAATGCCCTGAAGTCTCCCAGTGCGGTTAATGCATTGAAAACGCTCGCTTCCAATTGGGTAACCAACAAGACTGTGATCAATCCTGCACCCAGCAATTCAAACACCTTCACATTGTCCAGCATGATCGACAGTGATGGCTGCCGTACAGTACGCGATACTTACTGGAACGACTGCGACGCTTACATCCGGTGGAGAAACACTTTTGACAATGGTGGCGGAAGGCCCATCAACTTCACAATGCAAAATGATGTGGTGAAGCCGGGCTGCTTTTATAAAGATCTTTCACTTGCCGGCAACGGACAGCAGTCAGCCTCCATCATTCCGGACGGGAAATTCGTGCATATGACGGATGCAAACTGCAAGTTGATCTCCACCGTTAAAGGTTCCGGCCTCACGAACGGCACCAATAACTTTACAGCGAAAGTTGACATTGATAACCAGGTGAACTCGCACGACGGACAGCCTTATGTGCAACGCCATTTCAAACTGACTCCGGGCGGCACTAACCCAACAAGTGCCAACATTACGTTATATGTCAGCCAGGAAGAGCTTACGGCTTTCAATGCCATGAGTACAGTAAAGCTGCCTGAGAATGCAATGGATTCCGACCGGTTCCGGGCTAACCTCAGGATCCTGCAATGGCACGGCGACATGAAACCCGGCAACCCGGATTTTACGATCGACCCGAACGACGATGACATTCAGTGGGATGGCATACTCAATCTCTGGAGGATAAGATTTAACGTAAACGGATTTTCAACATTCTATATCTCAGCCGTTAATGCAGCACCACTGCCCGTGAACCTCATTAATTTCAATGGGAAGAAAGAAGAAAACGCGGTTTCGCTTCACTGGCAGACTTCCGAAGAAACCAACAGCGATCATTTTGAGATCCAGCATGGCGTGGACGGAAAGCAGTGGACAAAGATAGGAGAAGTGGACGCAGCGGCAGAAAGCAAGGTTTTGAAAAGCTACCATTTTGTCCATTCGTTTCCGGTGAATGGCAAAAACCTGTATCGCCTGAAAATGGTGGATCAGGACGACACGTTTGCTTATTCGCGGATCATTTCAGCCGCATTTGAAAATGCTGAGAAGCTAACGCTATATCCGAACCCTGTCACTTCGGGCACCATTTTTCTGCAATATTCCGGTGCGGCACCCACGGTGACGCTCACCGATATTACCGGCAGGACCGTTCCCGTAACCACCGAAAAAACCAGCCCGGATCAGCTGAATGTGAAGGCAAAAACGCGGTTAATACCCGGCTTGTACATTCTCAATGCAGATTATGGCACCAAGCAGGTTCGGCATAAAGTGGTTGTGGATTAA
- a CDS encoding PVC-type heme-binding CxxCH protein, which translates to MSKPKRISIYTSLIVFGLIIIAFSAFQFNRSASLTIKKGSRIVLLGNNLGSRMMNYDNFETELHVRYPEEMLYIRNMCDGGDTPGFRPHASRNLPWAFPGAEKFQTELANPSQSEGHLDTPDQWLTRLRPDVIIAFFGYNESFQGKEGLENYKAELDAFIKHTLSQKYNGAAAPQLAIVSPIAFEDLSAKFDLPNGKKENENLALYAKGMKEIAAKNNVLFVDAFAPSKQWYADSKEDLTIDGSQLNEAGYKKLGVLLADQVFGKASPKAEANRKMVKDAVDEKNWMWHNDFKIPNGVHVYGRRYNPFGPDNYPAEIEKIREMTDIRDKAIWLAASKGQKTDLAAADKNTKPLPPVKTNFNPEKNGSLQYLYGKDALAKLKVPEGYKIELFASEEEFPDLAKPMQMSFDNKGRLWIATMPSYPHYKPGDSKPNDKIIILEDTNGDGKADKQTVFADGLHLPLGFEIAPEGVYISQGTNLKLYTDTNGDDKADKSEILLSGFDDHDTHHNSHAFTVDPSGAIYSGEGVFLHTNVETSYGPVRATNGGFYRYAPQLRKLERTAQLSIPNPWGIAFDDWGQPFFAETSSPDVRWMLPGSILPRYGEANHKSVQLIEEKHRVRPTSGLEFVSSRHFPDELQGDFLINNTIGFLGTKEHTLKDDGTGYKSTHRMDLIVSEDRNFRPVDMEFAPDGSLYLIDWHNILIGHMQHNARDPLRDHSHGRVYRVTYPSRPLVTPAKVDGASIDELLENLKLPEYRTRYRTRRELRGRNASEVLPKITKWVAGLDKNDPRYEHHLLEGLWVTWGLNKVDQKLLKQVLKAKDYHARAAAVQVVRYTGHQVPDQADLLMQAARDENSRVRLVAIVAASWIEKEKGLAVLAEAKKLPLDDWTIHAYEGALAHLNGENMKKEKQEVTQTALKGKALELYTLGKTIYAKEGYCATCHQPDGKGLTASGFPPLAGTPWVLGSDERLIKLALKGLLGPIEVNGQKYPGQVPMTPFAGLLNDDEMAAVLTYVRNSFGNKGPAIMPEKVKQVRAATESKKDFYSPDQLLKEHPLEKM; encoded by the coding sequence ATGTCTAAACCCAAAAGAATCAGTATATACACATCGCTCATTGTGTTCGGACTGATCATTATCGCATTTAGTGCCTTTCAATTCAATAGATCAGCATCATTAACCATTAAAAAGGGCTCCCGCATTGTATTGCTGGGGAACAACCTGGGTTCGCGGATGATGAATTACGATAATTTCGAAACGGAGCTGCACGTGCGGTATCCCGAGGAAATGCTCTACATCCGCAATATGTGCGATGGTGGCGACACCCCTGGTTTCCGGCCGCACGCAAGCCGTAACCTGCCATGGGCCTTTCCGGGAGCTGAAAAGTTCCAGACTGAACTGGCCAACCCATCGCAAAGTGAGGGACATCTGGACACGCCGGATCAGTGGCTCACGCGCCTGAGACCGGACGTGATCATTGCATTCTTTGGCTATAACGAGTCATTTCAGGGAAAAGAGGGACTTGAAAATTACAAGGCTGAGCTGGACGCATTTATCAAACATACATTAAGCCAGAAATACAACGGAGCCGCAGCGCCTCAGCTGGCCATCGTCTCGCCGATCGCTTTCGAAGATCTTTCAGCCAAATTCGACCTTCCTAATGGCAAAAAGGAAAATGAGAACCTGGCGCTTTATGCAAAAGGAATGAAGGAAATCGCGGCAAAAAACAATGTGCTTTTTGTTGACGCATTTGCGCCTTCGAAGCAATGGTATGCCGATAGCAAAGAGGATCTGACCATTGACGGCTCGCAATTGAATGAGGCTGGCTATAAAAAACTGGGTGTCCTGCTTGCAGACCAGGTTTTTGGCAAAGCATCACCAAAAGCAGAGGCCAACCGGAAAATGGTGAAGGACGCTGTGGATGAGAAGAACTGGATGTGGCACAATGATTTCAAGATCCCGAATGGTGTCCACGTTTATGGCCGTCGTTACAATCCTTTCGGTCCTGATAATTATCCTGCTGAAATAGAGAAAATCCGTGAAATGACGGATATCCGGGACAAGGCGATCTGGCTGGCAGCATCGAAAGGCCAGAAAACGGACCTTGCGGCGGCAGATAAAAACACGAAACCCCTGCCTCCGGTCAAAACGAATTTTAATCCTGAGAAAAACGGAAGCCTTCAATATTTGTATGGGAAAGATGCTCTTGCCAAGCTGAAAGTGCCGGAAGGGTATAAAATCGAGCTTTTCGCTTCGGAAGAGGAATTTCCGGATCTGGCAAAGCCTATGCAGATGTCATTTGACAACAAAGGCCGTCTGTGGATCGCGACCATGCCAAGTTACCCGCATTACAAGCCGGGCGATTCAAAACCGAATGACAAGATCATTATCCTGGAAGATACCAATGGCGACGGAAAAGCGGATAAGCAAACCGTTTTTGCAGATGGGCTGCATTTGCCGCTTGGTTTTGAGATCGCTCCGGAAGGCGTCTACATTTCGCAGGGAACAAATCTGAAATTGTACACAGATACGAATGGCGACGACAAAGCGGATAAAAGTGAAATCCTGCTCAGCGGATTCGACGATCACGATACGCACCATAACAGCCACGCTTTTACGGTTGACCCTTCGGGCGCTATTTATTCAGGTGAAGGGGTGTTTTTGCATACCAATGTTGAAACTTCTTACGGGCCGGTGCGGGCGACGAATGGTGGATTTTACAGATATGCGCCGCAACTAAGGAAACTGGAACGCACCGCGCAGCTTTCGATCCCAAATCCCTGGGGCATTGCATTTGATGACTGGGGACAGCCGTTTTTCGCTGAAACTTCCAGTCCGGATGTGCGATGGATGTTGCCGGGCTCCATTTTGCCCCGCTACGGAGAAGCCAACCATAAATCGGTTCAGCTGATAGAAGAAAAACACAGGGTAAGGCCCACTTCAGGTCTGGAATTCGTTTCCAGCCGCCATTTCCCGGATGAATTGCAAGGCGACTTTCTGATCAATAACACGATTGGTTTTTTGGGGACAAAAGAGCATACATTAAAGGACGATGGCACGGGATACAAAAGCACGCACCGCATGGACCTGATCGTAAGCGAAGACCGCAATTTCCGTCCGGTGGACATGGAATTCGCCCCCGACGGCTCCCTTTACCTTATCGACTGGCACAATATCCTCATCGGTCACATGCAGCACAATGCCCGCGATCCTTTGCGCGATCACTCGCACGGCCGCGTTTACCGTGTTACGTATCCTTCGCGCCCGTTGGTAACGCCAGCAAAAGTGGATGGCGCCAGCATTGATGAGCTTTTGGAAAACCTGAAATTGCCAGAATACCGCACGCGATACAGGACCAGACGTGAACTCAGAGGCCGTAATGCTTCGGAAGTGCTGCCAAAAATTACCAAGTGGGTTGCCGGACTGGATAAAAATGATCCAAGATACGAACACCACCTGCTGGAAGGATTATGGGTAACATGGGGCCTTAATAAAGTGGATCAGAAGCTGTTGAAGCAGGTTTTGAAGGCAAAGGATTATCATGCAAGGGCCGCGGCCGTACAAGTTGTGCGTTACACGGGCCATCAGGTGCCGGATCAGGCCGACCTGCTGATGCAGGCTGCACGGGACGAAAACAGCCGGGTTAGGCTTGTGGCCATTGTCGCTGCTTCCTGGATCGAAAAAGAGAAAGGGCTTGCTGTGCTGGCAGAGGCGAAAAAGTTGCCGCTCGATGACTGGACGATCCATGCATACGAAGGCGCGCTCGCCCACCTTAATGGTGAGAACATGAAAAAAGAAAAGCAGGAAGTGACGCAAACGGCACTGAAAGGCAAAGCGCTCGAATTGTATACATTAGGCAAAACTATTTATGCAAAAGAAGGATATTGTGCAACTTGCCATCAGCCTGACGGAAAGGGGCTTACAGCGTCCGGGTTCCCGCCATTGGCAGGCACCCCTTGGGTGCTGGGCAGCGATGAGCGGTTGATCAAGCTGGCTTTGAAAGGATTGCTGGGGCCGATTGAGGTCAATGGACAGAAATATCCTGGTCAGGTGCCTATGACGCCATTTGCCGGCTTGCTGAATGATGATGAAATGGCTGCCGTGCTTACTTACGTCAGGAATTCATTTGGAAACAAAGGCCCCGCCATCATGCCTGAAAAAGTGAAGCAGGTAAGGGCCGCAACGGAGAGCAAAAAAGACTTTTATTCTCCTGACCAGTTGCTGAAAGAGCATCCGCTGGAAAAAATGTAG
- a CDS encoding ThuA domain-containing protein, whose amino-acid sequence MNVRKRCFVLCALLFGVLLHINTTFAQSTTKNRKPVVVFVTGDHEYSGEETLPIIAAELEKNYGMKAIVLKAYPGPNSENDIPGLEALKDADLAVFYLRWRQLPKEQLAHIDAYLKSKKPLMGFRTTTHAFNYPKGNENEKWNAFGEFALNSPPGWGGAAKHTHYGHNSSTDVTTIPDQAKNPILTGVTTPFHARSWLYRVLPDYPTKGSTLLLMGKSVDPDKEAIENPVAWTGTNSFGAKIFMTTLGHPDDFKIESFQRLVINAIHWELGMKIPKWKGKMDINVQYREAK is encoded by the coding sequence ATGAATGTACGTAAGCGTTGCTTCGTTCTCTGCGCTTTGTTGTTTGGCGTTTTGCTGCACATTAACACAACATTTGCCCAATCCACTACTAAAAATAGAAAGCCGGTTGTCGTGTTTGTAACAGGCGACCATGAGTACAGCGGCGAAGAAACGCTGCCGATCATTGCCGCCGAACTTGAAAAGAACTACGGTATGAAAGCCATTGTCCTCAAAGCTTATCCCGGGCCCAACAGTGAGAATGACATTCCAGGCCTGGAAGCGTTGAAGGATGCCGATCTTGCCGTTTTTTATCTTCGCTGGCGGCAGCTTCCCAAAGAACAACTGGCGCACATTGATGCCTATCTCAAATCGAAAAAGCCATTAATGGGCTTCCGGACAACCACCCATGCATTTAATTATCCTAAGGGAAATGAAAATGAGAAGTGGAATGCATTCGGGGAGTTTGCGCTGAATTCGCCTCCGGGCTGGGGCGGCGCTGCCAAGCATACCCATTACGGCCATAATAGCAGCACGGATGTAACAACCATTCCGGATCAGGCCAAGAATCCGATTTTAACAGGTGTTACAACACCATTTCACGCAAGATCCTGGTTGTACAGGGTCCTTCCTGATTATCCTACCAAAGGTTCAACATTGCTTTTAATGGGCAAATCTGTTGACCCGGATAAGGAAGCAATTGAAAATCCGGTTGCCTGGACCGGGACCAATTCATTTGGTGCAAAGATCTTCATGACCACATTAGGCCATCCCGACGATTTTAAGATTGAATCTTTCCAAAGGCTGGTTATTAACGCCATACATTGGGAATTAGGCATGAAAATCCCAAAATGGAAAGGTAAAATGGACATTAATGTGCAGTATAGAGAAGCAAAATAA
- the gyrB gene encoding DNA topoisomerase (ATP-hydrolyzing) subunit B: MSNEAVIEVNSYSAENIQVLEGLEAVRKRPAMYIGDTGFKGVHHLIWEVVDNSIDEAMAGYCDTINVTIEKNNSITVQDNGRGIPTGMHTKEKRSALEVVLTVLHAGGKFDKDTYKVSGGLHGVGVSCVNALSIHLRAEIHREGKIFEQEYSEGKPLYPVRVIGESEKTGTFIHFLPDATIFTVTEYKYETVATRLRELSYLNKRIRITLEDKREEDEDGKFRGEEFYSEIGLNEFVTYLDATRQPLIPAPIHMETLKGTVPVEVAMMYNTSYSENVFSYVNNINTIEGGTHVSGFRAALTRTLKNYAEKSGVLAKEKIEISGDDFREGLTAVISIKVQEPQFEGQTKTKLGNSEVTGVVSQVVSEMLDTYLDEHPKEARVIIDKVILAAKARIAAKKAREMVQRKNILTGTGLPGKLSDCSETDPNVCELYLVEGDSAGGTAKQGRNRAYQAILPLRGKILNVEKAQEYRIYENEEIKNMFTAMGVQIGKDGDERALNIDKLRYHKIVIMTDADIDGSHIRTLILTFFFRYMKILIDHGYIYIAQPPLYLVKKGREERYCWTEAQRETAIREIGAGREESVNVQRYKGLGEMNAEQLWETTMNPDKRSLKQVSIESAAEADHLFSMLMGDEVAPRRDFIEKNAKYARVDV; the protein is encoded by the coding sequence ATGTCAAACGAAGCAGTGATTGAAGTAAATAGTTATTCAGCCGAAAACATCCAGGTTCTTGAAGGTTTAGAGGCCGTTCGTAAGCGTCCGGCCATGTATATTGGTGACACTGGTTTTAAGGGGGTTCACCATTTGATTTGGGAGGTTGTCGACAACTCCATTGATGAAGCGATGGCTGGCTATTGCGACACCATCAATGTTACAATTGAGAAAAATAACTCCATTACTGTTCAGGACAATGGCCGGGGAATTCCAACCGGAATGCATACAAAAGAGAAAAGATCCGCGCTGGAAGTCGTTTTGACGGTTCTTCACGCCGGTGGTAAGTTTGATAAAGATACGTATAAGGTTTCCGGTGGTTTGCATGGTGTAGGGGTTTCCTGCGTAAATGCACTTTCAATTCATTTGAGAGCAGAGATCCATCGCGAAGGAAAAATATTCGAGCAGGAATACAGCGAAGGCAAGCCGCTTTACCCGGTTAGAGTGATCGGTGAATCCGAAAAAACAGGGACATTTATTCACTTCCTGCCGGATGCAACCATTTTCACAGTTACAGAATACAAATACGAAACCGTAGCAACACGTCTCCGGGAATTATCCTATTTGAATAAAAGAATCCGGATCACCCTGGAAGACAAACGTGAGGAAGATGAGGACGGCAAATTCAGAGGTGAAGAGTTCTATTCCGAGATCGGTCTGAACGAATTTGTGACTTACCTGGATGCAACCCGTCAGCCCTTGATTCCTGCGCCGATCCACATGGAAACGCTGAAAGGAACTGTTCCGGTGGAAGTGGCGATGATGTATAATACGTCTTACAGCGAGAATGTATTTTCTTATGTAAACAACATTAACACCATTGAAGGAGGAACGCACGTTTCCGGTTTCCGGGCGGCCTTGACAAGAACATTGAAAAATTACGCTGAGAAATCAGGGGTTCTTGCCAAAGAAAAAATCGAGATCAGTGGGGACGACTTCCGGGAAGGCTTAACTGCCGTAATCTCGATCAAAGTTCAGGAGCCTCAGTTTGAGGGCCAGACTAAAACGAAGCTTGGAAACTCTGAGGTGACCGGTGTAGTAAGTCAGGTGGTGTCGGAAATGCTTGATACATATCTGGACGAACATCCGAAAGAAGCACGTGTTATCATTGATAAGGTTATCCTGGCCGCCAAAGCACGTATCGCTGCTAAAAAAGCACGCGAAATGGTGCAGCGGAAAAATATCCTGACAGGAACCGGCTTACCTGGTAAGCTGTCCGACTGCTCCGAAACAGATCCGAATGTTTGCGAGTTGTACCTGGTCGAAGGGGACTCTGCGGGCGGAACTGCAAAACAAGGCCGTAACCGCGCATACCAGGCGATTTTGCCACTTCGTGGTAAGATCCTGAACGTGGAGAAAGCACAGGAATACCGGATTTACGAAAACGAGGAGATTAAAAATATGTTCACCGCAATGGGTGTGCAGATCGGAAAAGACGGAGATGAAAGAGCTTTGAACATTGACAAGCTTCGTTATCACAAGATCGTCATCATGACGGATGCGGATATTGACGGTAGCCACATTCGCACATTGATCCTGACCTTCTTCTTCCGCTATATGAAGATCCTGATCGACCACGGCTACATTTACATTGCGCAGCCGCCGCTTTACCTCGTGAAAAAAGGACGTGAAGAGCGTTATTGCTGGACAGAGGCACAAAGAGAGACTGCTATCCGGGAGATCGGTGCAGGTCGTGAGGAATCGGTTAACGTACAGCGTTACAAAGGTTTGGGAGAAATGAATGCGGAACAATTATGGGAAACAACCATGAATCCGGATAAAAGAAGCCTTAAACAGGTTTCCATTGAGTCAGCAGCAGAAGCAGATCATTTATTTTCTATGCTGATGGGCGACGAAGTGGCTCCTAGGCGTGATTTTATTGAGAAAAATGCCAAATATGCACGTGTGGACGTGTAG
- a CDS encoding outer membrane beta-barrel protein, translating to MKNITIILLLLICLPCMPLCAQETVKNEVETADSKWKFGVNGGYGQRVFRSRPIFDNDRKRYVKDFKSGISYGGEVAYFPWKKVGFGVKYDRYQSKASQGNVMTEDVAIQFLGGEVIHKAIMKNPKNAILTSLLLGYQPYRNHTQVGDNAFTFNGKTMGWGVSVGAEHRFSRKFALNLTGSAMMGAVFRLQRKTDINTETLHLSKDDSVDLSRFSVSLGFSFF from the coding sequence ATGAAAAACATAACAATCATTTTGCTGCTGCTCATTTGCCTACCCTGTATGCCTCTCTGTGCGCAGGAAACGGTGAAAAATGAGGTAGAGACAGCGGACAGCAAATGGAAGTTTGGTGTCAATGGCGGTTATGGACAACGCGTTTTCCGATCCCGGCCCATTTTCGACAACGACCGGAAGCGTTACGTGAAAGATTTCAAATCCGGTATTTCCTATGGGGGCGAAGTGGCTTACTTTCCCTGGAAAAAGGTGGGTTTTGGTGTTAAATACGACCGTTACCAAAGCAAAGCCAGCCAAGGCAATGTCATGACAGAAGATGTTGCAATCCAGTTTCTGGGCGGTGAAGTCATTCATAAGGCGATCATGAAAAACCCCAAAAATGCCATCTTAACCTCATTATTACTTGGTTACCAGCCATATCGCAACCATACCCAGGTTGGAGACAATGCATTTACATTCAACGGCAAAACAATGGGCTGGGGCGTGAGTGTAGGGGCGGAGCATCGTTTCAGCCGGAAATTTGCGCTCAACCTCACCGGTTCTGCCATGATGGGCGCAGTGTTCCGTCTGCAGCGCAAGACGGACATTAATACAGAGACACTTCATTTGTCAAAAGACGACAGCGTGGACCTTTCCAGGTTCTCTGTTTCACTGGGATTCAGCTTTTTTTAA
- a CDS encoding vanadium-dependent haloperoxidase encodes MIRVFFILALLVSQAAVAQKTKAELRTHLQPAVFSVTMVMIHDVVNPPAASRFYTYCLMGAYDIVAQHNKQIVPPTKFIPGIQPASITAAPGYNYQIAALYCILETGRLILPSGYMLEENQKKLIIALLRQGHAQKTIDQAIAVAQEVAKQTVAYANTDGYLKLSTRLRYRPKKGEAYWYPTPPGYMEGIEPHWKTIRTMMIDSCNQFLPKPPVAFSKDSTSEFYRLSKEVYDVGRNMTEKERFIASYWDCNPFAINTSGHMSIGFKKISPGGHWMNITSIATTKAGLDLDKGIMVHALTAATLLDSFISCWDEKYRSSRVRPETVITRYIDQKWQPLLQTPPFPEYTSGHSVISTAVAETLTYLLGDNFSFRDDTEVIFDLPTRDFRSFRQAAEEAAISRLYGGIHYRDAIENGQSQGKAIGDFIVDKLKANGIKPAI; translated from the coding sequence GTGATCCGGGTATTTTTCATATTGGCATTACTGGTGAGCCAGGCCGCAGTGGCACAAAAGACAAAAGCTGAGCTACGGACACACTTGCAGCCTGCCGTTTTTTCGGTCACAATGGTGATGATCCATGATGTGGTTAACCCGCCGGCGGCGAGCCGTTTTTACACTTATTGCCTCATGGGCGCTTATGACATTGTAGCGCAGCACAACAAGCAGATCGTGCCGCCCACCAAATTCATCCCGGGCATTCAACCCGCGAGCATTACGGCCGCACCTGGCTATAATTACCAGATCGCCGCGCTTTACTGCATTCTCGAAACAGGCAGGCTTATTCTTCCATCGGGTTATATGCTGGAAGAGAACCAGAAAAAGCTCATTATAGCGTTGCTCCGGCAGGGACATGCTCAAAAAACCATTGATCAGGCAATTGCCGTTGCCCAGGAAGTAGCCAAACAAACCGTTGCCTACGCCAACACAGATGGTTATTTGAAATTAAGCACCAGGCTGCGCTACCGTCCGAAAAAAGGCGAGGCATACTGGTATCCGACGCCCCCGGGATATATGGAAGGCATCGAGCCGCACTGGAAAACCATCCGCACGATGATGATCGACTCGTGCAATCAGTTTTTGCCAAAGCCGCCGGTTGCGTTCAGTAAGGATAGCACCAGTGAATTTTACCGGCTTTCCAAAGAAGTGTATGACGTAGGCCGGAACATGACCGAAAAAGAGCGTTTTATCGCTTCCTATTGGGATTGTAACCCGTTCGCGATCAACACTTCGGGTCATATGTCCATTGGTTTTAAAAAAATAAGCCCGGGCGGGCACTGGATGAACATTACGAGCATTGCCACCACAAAAGCAGGTCTGGATCTGGATAAAGGCATTATGGTGCATGCATTGACGGCGGCGACGCTGCTGGATTCTTTCATCAGCTGCTGGGACGAAAAATACCGGAGCAGCCGCGTCCGCCCCGAAACCGTGATCACCCGCTACATCGACCAGAAGTGGCAACCGCTGCTGCAAACGCCGCCTTTTCCCGAATACACAAGCGGCCACAGCGTAATTTCCACAGCCGTGGCGGAAACATTAACCTATCTTTTGGGTGATAATTTTTCTTTCAGGGACGATACAGAAGTGATTTTTGACCTGCCCACACGTGATTTCAGATCATTCAGGCAAGCTGCCGAGGAAGCGGCCATTTCCAGGTTGTACGGCGGCATACATTACCGCGATGCGATTGAAAACGGCCAGAGCCAGGGCAAAGCGATTGGCGATTTTATTGTGGATAAATTAAAAGCAAACGGCATAAAACCCGCCATTTGA